GCAGACGCGCCGCCTCTACCGCCTGGTGCACCGCTGCGTGGGGCGCCGTGCCGGCGACTGCGAGATCGTAGGTGCCCACGCGCAGCAACTCCCGCACGGCCGGTTCGAGCGAGCGGTACTCACCCCGGTAGCAGGTCTCCGCCAGGTGATCCAGCCACCGCTTCCAGCGAGTGACGTTGCCCACAAACGCTGTGGCTACTCGTTCGACATCCTTTGGCAGTCCGGCGCGGCCAACCAATCCTGCGAAGGCGCCCTCATCCTGGATACGGATCAGGCGCTCAACCGCTTCGATGCGACCCCGCACGCCGGCGGACGATGATGCGCTCATGCGTCGAGCAGTTTCTTGAGGGTTCGCGCGGTCTTGAGCAGTGGATCCAGACTCGGCGCAACCGGCGGCGTGTACAGCAGATCCTGATCGTACAGGTCCGAAACCGTGGCACTGGAACGCAGGAGAGGTACCAGGACGTTTGCCCGTAGCGCGGCGCCATCGGCCCCGAGCAGCTGCCCCCCAAGGAGGCGCCCCGACGCACGATCCGCGATCAGGTGCACGTAAATGCGCTCGGCGCCCGGCATGAGCGAGCTGCGGCTTCGATGGGCACCCGTCGTGCTCACCACATCGAAGCCCGCATCGCGCGCCTCCTGAGCGGTCAAGCCAACCGTGGCCACCTCGAGTCCCGCCGCCTTCATTCCGTATGCGGCGACCGTGCCGGGGAAACTCGCAGGCCTGGACCGGCCCGAACGTGCCGCATTGCGTCCGGCTACGTGACCGGTCCGATAAGCGATCGGTGAAAGGGGTACCCAGGCCGGCTTGTCAGTGACCAGATGCGTGACTTCCACGCCGTCGCCACAGGCCCAAACGGCCGTGTGGGACGTGCGCATGTGGGCATCCACCGTCAGGGCTCCGGATCGACCCGCCTTGAGTTCCGGCACCAGGCAGGGCCGAGGCCGAGTGCCCGTCGCCACGAGAATGCGGTCCGTGCCGATCCGCTCGCCATCGTCCGTTACCACTGCCAGAGGCGCACCAATCGACTGGCGCCGGACGGCCACCGCCCGAGAGCCCCGAACCCCGATACCCGCCGCCATGAGGGCCCCGGCGAGTACACCGCCCAGCTCCGCATCCAGCCGGTGGGCCAGCGGTCCATGAGGGGCCAGTAGCGTCACCCGGTGCCCTGCGACGGCCAGCTGCTCGGCCACTTCGATTCCGATGTACCCTCCTCCGATCACGACCCAGCGATCCGAGTGGCCCTCGGAAACACCCGCGACCGTTTCCGCATCCCTCAGCGTGCGAAACGAGTGGATGCCGGGTCCTTCCAGGCCCTCCATGGACGGCCAGGCCACTTCGGCGCCGGTGGCCAGAATCAGCTTGTCGAATCGTTCCGACGTGGAGTGGCCGCTGGCCTGATCCGTCAGGTCGACGCGTCGTTTTTGAAGGTCCACCGCGTTCGCGCGAGTCAGCGTGCGCACAACGACGCCGCGGGTCCGCTCCATCTCGGCCGGGGTCAAGACGACCAAATCTTCTGCTCGCCCTACCACGCCGCTGAGCAGCCAGGGCATTTCGCAGGCTCCGTACGAGATGCGTGGACCCTGCTCGACCAGCAGCACATCTGCGTCGGGGGCCGTGCGTTTGGCCTCTGCAGCTGCTGCCGGACCGGCCGCAACTCCCCCAATCACGATGATCCTTTGCCTGCTCATACGCGGAAACTAGACCCGGCCGGGCTCCGGCGCTTCGTGTCCGTGAGGGTGGGCGGCGTCGTGCCCTTTCTCAGGCTCGAAGTGTGGCGTAACCACTACATCCGCGTGCGGGAAGAGGGCGCGCACCTCGCCCTCCACACGACTGCCACGGTAGTGTGCCTCCACGACCGTCATGGCGTTCGGAAACAGCAGGTGGAATTCTACCCAGACCTGGTTGTGCACGCGCCGGTGCCGCAGTTCATGCCAGCCGTTGACGATACCGCTGGCGACTGCCCGGTCCAGCACCGCCTGCAGGGCCCGTTCGTCATCGGGGTCGGCCTGCTCCATCAGTCCGTAGACACTGCGACGCATCAGGCTGCCAGCCGTCCAGAGGATGTTGATCCCGATCAGAATGGCTGTCACCGGATCAAGCCATACGATGCCGGTCAGCTGGACCAGCCCCACGCCTACGAGAACGCCCAAACTGGTCCACATGTCCGTCAGAACGTGCCGGCCGTTGGACTCGATTACCAGCGAGTGATGCCGGCGTCCCACCCGGATCAGCGCTACGCCGAGCACCAGATTGACCAGCATGAGAGCGGCCGTAATGGCCAGTCCGATGCCCAGTTCGTCCAGGGTCGGACCCGCGATCAGGTCGCCGACGGCCGTGTATACAATCACCACGGCCGCAATCATGATCAGCCCTCCCTCAAACCCGCTCGAGAGGTAGGCAATCTTGCCATGTCCGTAGGGATGCG
The sequence above is a segment of the Rhodothermales bacterium genome. Coding sequences within it:
- a CDS encoding FAD-dependent oxidoreductase yields the protein MSRQRIIVIGGVAAGPAAAAEAKRTAPDADVLLVEQGPRISYGACEMPWLLSGVVGRAEDLVVLTPAEMERTRGVVVRTLTRANAVDLQKRRVDLTDQASGHSTSERFDKLILATGAEVAWPSMEGLEGPGIHSFRTLRDAETVAGVSEGHSDRWVVIGGGYIGIEVAEQLAVAGHRVTLLAPHGPLAHRLDAELGGVLAGALMAAGIGVRGSRAVAVRRQSIGAPLAVVTDDGERIGTDRILVATGTRPRPCLVPELKAGRSGALTVDAHMRTSHTAVWACGDGVEVTHLVTDKPAWVPLSPIAYRTGHVAGRNAARSGRSRPASFPGTVAAYGMKAAGLEVATVGLTAQEARDAGFDVVSTTGAHRSRSSLMPGAERIYVHLIADRASGRLLGGQLLGADGAALRANVLVPLLRSSATVSDLYDQDLLYTPPVAPSLDPLLKTARTLKKLLDA
- a CDS encoding cation transporter — translated: MHTTHEHLSEKPPRDLQRPVMAASVAVAVVMLVGKLGAWYITGSAAILSDAMESVVHLLATGFAAFSVWYAVRPPDRTHPYGHGKIAYLSSGFEGGLIMIAAVVIVYTAVGDLIAGPTLDELGIGLAITAALMLVNLVLGVALIRVGRRHHSLVIESNGRHVLTDMWTSLGVLVGVGLVQLTGIVWLDPVTAILIGINILWTAGSLMRRSVYGLMEQADPDDERALQAVLDRAVASGIVNGWHELRHRRVHNQVWVEFHLLFPNAMTVVEAHYRGSRVEGEVRALFPHADVVVTPHFEPEKGHDAAHPHGHEAPEPGRV